Within the Sebaldella sp. S0638 genome, the region TGTAGGCTTGGGAAGATTCAGTATTGCTTCGAGATTTATTATCTCCTTTGACACCTTTGCGATATTATCATAATATTTTGATAAAATTTTACAATAATTATTAAGCATGAAACCTCCTTCATTATCACCTGTTATTATACATGATTTTATGATAATTTGAAACCTATAAAACGATTTTATGACCTAAAAAATTATTATAATAAAAAATCCCCCTTGTTTCCAGGAAGGAAATTCTTAATTCATACCGTTAATACTGAAGTTTTTGAAGAAAATAAACGACAATCGGTATTTCTATAAATGAAAGTATCATTGATATAGAAATAAGCTTTGATACAAACTTTGTATCCAGTTTGGCAAACAATGCAAAATTCAGCAGGCTTGAAGCTGCGGGCGATACTGTTACCAGCATAAATGCACCTTTAGTATAATAATCTATATTCAGATTATAGATTATTATCAGAAGCACAAACTTCACAATTTCTTTAGAAAGGACTATTTTCAGACTTTCTTTTAATTCACCGAATCTGAAATTAAAAAACAGTCCCAGAGAAAACAGCATTGAAAAGCCTGTAAGATTACCAAGCTGATTCAAAAATTCCTCAATTGGTGCAAAAAATTTTATCCCTGCAAAATTACATATCAAAGCAAGAATCAAGGCTACTATTCCCGGTGCAAAAAACACTTTTCTCGCCAGATCTCTTTTTCGCTCTGCCCCTACTATATAAGAATAAGATATTGCATAAATAAATATGGAGTTGCCAAAGTCCAAAAGACCCAGCCTCCATACATTTTCGTCGCCGAATATTGATATATAAAAAGGATATAAAAATCCTATATTTGCCATTGCAAAAAAGCCGGCTATTATTTTCATAGTATCTTTTTCTGTATTTTTTGCTTTTAAATATGTCAGAACCACAGCTGCAATTATCAGCTGGATCAAAAGGATTATCAAGGGATAAGCCAGATAACCCGGTGTAAAATCTATTTTTCTTATTGACTGGAACAGAATTGCCGGAAGAAATATGTAAAATGCCATTTTCAACAGTGTATTTCCGTCTTCTTCTTTTAATATTTTTATTTTTTTCATAAAATATCCCAATATAAAGTACATATTTATAACCATTATCTTCGAAAACATTTTTTTCCCCTGTCGTTAAATTCTGATTTTAATTATTGTTTGTTTATATTTATAATATTATGATAATTTGTAAATCATATCTACATGCTCTATCCCTAAAATATCATAAGTATCTGATACGGTTTTGAATCCGCATGATTCATAAAATTTTTCCAGATATTTCTGTGCTCCTATTTTTATCTCTTTTTCTTTTAGTTCCTCTGTGATAAATTTTACTGCGCTTTCCACTATTGCCCTTCCGAGCTGCTTACCTCTGTGCTTTTCCTTCACCAGAACCCTTCCAAAGGAAATTTTGTCATAACCCACACCTTTTGGTACTATTCTAAGATATGCCGTCACTTCTTTTCCCTCTTTGTACATAAGATGATAGCTTTCCATGTCCTTAAAATCAAGATCCTGATATGCCCCTATCTGTCCCACTATAAAAACTTCTATTCTGGCTTCTATTAATCCGTAAAGCTCATCCAGAGTGAGATCACTGTATTTTTTTATAATCAGTTCCATTTTTACTCCTTCATTTGACTTTTATTCTGGCATTCCCGGGCATTTTCTCTGCATATCCAGATGTTTTATCCCGTCTTCATCATATACACCTGATATCGGCTTAAAATCAAAAGATGCATAAAAGTCTTTCAGATATTCCTGTGCCCCTATTGTAATAATGTACTCATTCATCTCTTTTTCTATGTAATCTATAGCGTCTTTTACTATCACTCTGCCGAGTTTACGGCTTCTAAATTCTTTCTTTACACAGATCCTTCCCATTGATACAGAATCATAAGAGAGAAACTTTGGTATAATACGCAGATAAGCTGTTATTTCCCCGTTATCTTTATAAAAAATATGTATTGATTCTTTATCTTTATTATCCAGTTCCCCGTAAGGACAGTTTTGTTCCACTACAAATATATCCGTTCTCAGCTTCAAAATATCATATAATTCATCCAGAGTAAGTTCACTGAATTTTTTTATTGATTTTTCTGTCATACCAACCTCCATTTATAGATCATCAGCTTTATTTGCCCGTTTTACATATATTCCCGTCTTACTCAGTCCCTTACTGTCCTGTCTTTCCATAGAGAACAGCATATTCTGAGCGGCTTTAATACTTTGATACTATCTATATTTGTATTATAAACCGCCCAGCCGCTTATTATTGCTAAAACTATGGTTATAAATGCAAAAACGGGAAATAACTCATATCTTTATACTTTGTTTTATTATTTTCACGCTTCCGTCTGCAATCTAAGAAATTTAGGCTTATGCCTCATCTTTACTTTAATTCTCCCCAGTTTTTACCTACATTGCCATTTGCTGCAAGTCTTACATTCTTTAATTTTATTGTATTTTCCATAATATTATCAATTTCTTTCAGATACTTATCCACAACTTCGTTTTTCACTTCAAAGATAAGTTCATCATGTACCTGAAGCAGCATATTTATGTCTTCTTTATCCCTAAATTCCTCATAAAGCTTTACCATTACTATTTTTATAATATTAGCTGCTGTTCCCTGAACTACAGTATTTACAGCCATTCTGTCAGCCTGTGCTTCTATATTTTTGTTTGACGAATTTATCCCGGTAATGTATCTTCTTGTACCGTATAATGTCTCTACAAAACCATTCAGCTTTGCTTCCTGAAGTACATTATTCAAAAATGTTCTTACCTTAGGATATTCTTCAAAATATTTATTTATATATAATTTCGCATCTCCCATAGGAATTTTTAGTTCTTTTGACAGTCCGAAAGGAGTTTTCCCATATAGAATACTAAAGTTTATTACTTTGGCTATACTTCTTTCCTCTCTGCTCACAGGCTCTTCGTCTGTTTTAAAAAACAGCTTTCTTGCTGTAAGATCATGAAGGTCTTTATTCTGCTGATACGCCAGTATAAGAGTCCCGTCTTCCGATAATTCCGCAAGAACTCTCAGCTCGATCTGCGAATAGTCAAAAGATATAAAACTCCAGCCTTCCTGAGAAACAAAACCTCTTCTTATTTTTATTCCTTCATCAGTTTTCACGGGAATATTTTGTATATTGGGATTACTTGAAGAGAGCCTCCCTGTGGCAGTACCGTTCTGATGAAAAGTTGTGTGTATTCTGTTTTCTTTGTCTGCCAGCTTCGGAAGCGGTTCTACATATGTCGTAAGAAGCTTTGTGTAACCTCTGTATTCAAGTATTTTCTCTGCTACATCCACACCTTGTGCTGCAAGCACTTCAAGCACTTCCACATCTGTAGAATATCCTGTCTTGGTTTTCTTCACGGGATCAAGCATCATTTTCTCAAATAATATCTCTGAAAGCTGCTTAGGAGAATTAATATTAAATTCCTCACCTGCAAGCTCATATATATTTTTCTCTATTTCAACAAGATTATTTTTTAGCTCGCTTCCATATTTTTCAAAATAATCAGGGTCTATCAGTATTCCCTTTTTCTCCATATCAGCAAGAACAGGAACCAGTTTTTTCTCTATATTTTCATAAACATTATTAAGACCTTCTGATTCCAGACGGTTTCCTAAAATGTCTCTGAGCCTTGCCATATAATAAGATCTTTTTGTAAGAAATTCCGCTTTTCTTTCTAAAGAAACTTCACTTATATTTTGTTTCTTAAACTCTACTTCATACTTTTCCAAAAGTACCTGAAACTCTGAAAAAATTATGCTTTCCAGATCCTGTGCAGCCTCTGTCCCCAGTACATACCATACAAGCATAATATCAAAGTAATCTTTATACTCAAGTCCGGCCTTAAAAAGGTCTTTTATATTATATGCATTTACAGTTTTATCCTTAAAATTTTTCAAAAAAGCAGCTCTGTCTGTAATAATTTCCGCAGGAATATAATAGTTTTTTTCCTTATTGGAAATCCCAAACCCGAGTTCATTATCAAAAACAGTTACTTCATTACCAAGTGCCGCAATTATTTTCTCAGCCGTCTCCAATGTATCTGCTGTCTCGTACTGAAACGGAGTTTCTTCCTTTACTTCTTCCGCAGCAGGTTTCTTTTCCTGTACCGCTGTCTGAAATAAAGTTCCCTGAAGCGGATTGGCATTCTTTCTTGCACGTTCTGCATCTTCAAGGAATCTCTTGAATTCCATCTCTTTATACAGAGGAATGAGCTTATTCATATCTTTTTCCTCATATTTAAGCTTGTCCTTATCATACTCCACATCAAGCTCCATATGAACTGTTGCCAGTTCTCTGCTCAAAAATGCATTTTCCTTTTCCTTTTCCAGTTTTTCTTTTCTTTTTCCTTTTATTTCATCTATATTTTCATATAAAGTCTCAAGATTTCCATATTTTGATATTAATTCAACACCGGTTTTAGGTCCTATTCCCTGTACTCCCGGAATTCCGTCGGATTTATCTCCCATAAGACCAAAAAGATCAATTACCTGATCAGGTCTTACTCCCAGATACTCCACTACATCCTGCTCTGTCTGAATGTACTTAAACTGGCTTTTACCGTCACCTTTTCCGAGAAGCGCTATATTTACGTTATCTTTTATAAGCTGCATAAGATCTTTATCTCCTGTAACAATAAATACTTCCATATTATCATCGGAAAGTTTCTTCGCAAGAGTGGCAATAACATCGTCTGCTTCATATCCGTCTACTTTATACTTAGGTATATTGTATGCATCCAGCACTTCCATAATCTTAGGAAGCTGATAAACTAGCTCTTCAGGCATATCTTCCCTGTGTGCCTTGTACTCTGTCAGTTCGGAAGTTCTTTTAAGCTCTGATCTTTTCACATCAAGACAGGCTACCAGATAATCAGGAGAAAATTCCTTTATTATCAGGTTCAGGGTATTTATAAAACCATATGTAGCTCCTGTTGCTTTCCCCTTGGAATTTCTCATTCCCATAAGGGCAAAATGTGTTCTGTACATAATGGCGCTTGTATCTAATATTACAGCTCTTGGCATTTTTTTCTCCTTTATTCCGTTTTTTATTATCTATTATTTGTAATATTATACCATAATTCACTTGGCATAAAAAATTTTTTTGTACTAAAAAATATAAACTGTTTACTTCATTCAATCGGCTTTTTATATTCAGAATACAAAAAACCGGAATAATCTTCTTTATTCTGACTATTCCGGTACTGCTAAAACATTAATATAACTTCCAGTCCCCTACTCTTTTCGAATTTTCATATTTACCTTCTTCTACTAAAGTCAGACTTTCATCATATACTTTCATATATCCCGTTCCGTTTTTAAAAATTGTTTTATCTATAATTTTATAATTTTTATCTCTTACTTCCTGTACTCCGTCTGCTATAAACATATTTTTAGATGTATTATACACATAATTATTCATAAAGGAACCATTATCAAAATAATTATATACTGTAAGTCTCTTATCCAGCATAATATAAAGAAGTTCCACATTTTCATTTGCCAGAATATCAGAAATATATTTATTTATAGAAGCATATGTGTTTCCGTTTATTATATATAAATTATCAGCTTTAATAATGTCGTTATATACAGTATAAGAACTGCACCGTCCTCCTGTGGAATAACGTATCTGCCCCACTGCCGCAAGACTTTTATAATTATTTTTATTTATCTGATAATTTTTATAATAAAGTCTTCCACCTGTTACAAAATACTCGTTATTTTCAGGTTTATAATCCTCATCTCCGGGCTTATTCAGTTTTAACTCATTATCAATTCTATAAAAATTCTCAATATCATATTTTTTCTTCAAAATTTTTGGTTTATCCACATCAGTATCTACTTTTTTATTATCATAATATATACCGTCTGATTTTATTACCACACCTTCAGGTCTCGGACGCTCCCATGTTTCCACACAGGCTATTGACGATGCACTGAATGTTCCTGCCGACAATAACGTCATAAACATTAATATCACCTTTTTCACGATAAAATCACCTCTTATCATATTATTTTGTAACACCTAAATACATTTTTATTATAATACTTTAACATATAATTTACAAGAAATAATCATTATACTTCCATATAAAAACAATAGTTTTTACACTGGATTTTCTATGATATAAAAAATTAACCCTTGTTGATTTTATATAAATAATTAAAAGGCCTTATAAAAGCCTTTTAATCAATATTGATATTCTCTTTTTAAAACAGCGTAGTTTTTCTCTGATCCTCATGTCCAAGCCAGTTTACCAGCCCTTTTGTTTTTTCAAAAGATTTGCTGTTCACAAAATCATTTTCATTCTCAGGATTTCCCCATGCAGAAGGATGATTATTTTTTATTATTTCTCCGCTTTTTATACTCTTCTCAAATATCTGAACATCTTTTCCCCATAAAAAATATACTATATTTTTATTTCTTTCTGATATGAATTCCATAAGTTCCTGTGTAAAAGGTATCCAAAACTTACTATGGTCTGCTGCTTTTGTTTCGGATATTGTCAAAGCTGTATTCAAAAGAAGAACTCCGTTTTTTTCCCAGTATTTAAATAATCTGTCAGGAGGAAGAATGTTAAAATTTCTCTTTTCTATATCTTCCCTTATAAAATTCAGATCTTTTGAAGTTCCCATATACGTTTTGTAAAGTAATTTCAGAATATTTCTAAGAGTATTATTTACCTCAGGATCCATCCATGAATTTTTCTCCATCTCAAATGCAAGCCCTGTGGCAGTATTCCCCTGTGTATAAGGTTCTTTTCCCGGCATGCATACTTTTTGTTCTGAAAGCGGCTCTGAAAATACTCTGAATATGAGATTTTCTTTCGGGCTGTAAGGTATATTTTTCATTTTCAGTTCTTTTATAAAGTTTCTCACAGACTCCACTCTTTCATATGTAAAAAAATCAAAATATTCATCGTTTATTTTGTATTCTTCCATAAAATTCCGTCTTTCAATATCTGTATCTTCATCTCTAAGTATTCTCAGACTTAATATATTATAATCCATGCCAAGTGTAAATATTCTCTCGTCATTAGCCTTTATTTTCAGAATATCGCCTTTATGAAGACTGAGTTTTTTCTCTATTCTGAATTTCTCGTCTGTTATCAGGAGTTCTCCCGATGAAAGCCCCAAAAGGTAATTTTCCTTGGTTTTTTCTATATAAGATATGCGATAATCGCTTACTTTTACGGAATTATAAAGTTCTTTAGTGATTACATCCCATATTTCCACTTCTCCGTCTTCTGTTCCTGCTATATACTGAAGAGCAGATATACTGGAATATATATGGTTTTTTACTGTTTTTATATTAAAAATTTCTTCGAGCTTTTCATCGAAAATACTTATGGTA harbors:
- a CDS encoding AEC family transporter, which translates into the protein MFSKIMVINMYFILGYFMKKIKILKEEDGNTLLKMAFYIFLPAILFQSIRKIDFTPGYLAYPLIILLIQLIIAAVVLTYLKAKNTEKDTMKIIAGFFAMANIGFLYPFYISIFGDENVWRLGLLDFGNSIFIYAISYSYIVGAERKRDLARKVFFAPGIVALILALICNFAGIKFFAPIEEFLNQLGNLTGFSMLFSLGLFFNFRFGELKESLKIVLSKEIVKFVLLIIIYNLNIDYYTKGAFMLVTVSPAASSLLNFALFAKLDTKFVSKLISISMILSFIEIPIVVYFLQKLQY
- a CDS encoding GNAT family N-acetyltransferase gives rise to the protein MELIIKKYSDLTLDELYGLIEARIEVFIVGQIGAYQDLDFKDMESYHLMYKEGKEVTAYLRIVPKGVGYDKISFGRVLVKEKHRGKQLGRAIVESAVKFITEELKEKEIKIGAQKYLEKFYESCGFKTVSDTYDILGIEHVDMIYKLS
- a CDS encoding GNAT family N-acetyltransferase, with amino-acid sequence MTEKSIKKFSELTLDELYDILKLRTDIFVVEQNCPYGELDNKDKESIHIFYKDNGEITAYLRIIPKFLSYDSVSMGRICVKKEFRSRKLGRVIVKDAIDYIEKEMNEYIITIGAQEYLKDFYASFDFKPISGVYDEDGIKHLDMQRKCPGMPE
- the polA gene encoding DNA polymerase I: MPRAVILDTSAIMYRTHFALMGMRNSKGKATGATYGFINTLNLIIKEFSPDYLVACLDVKRSELKRTSELTEYKAHREDMPEELVYQLPKIMEVLDAYNIPKYKVDGYEADDVIATLAKKLSDDNMEVFIVTGDKDLMQLIKDNVNIALLGKGDGKSQFKYIQTEQDVVEYLGVRPDQVIDLFGLMGDKSDGIPGVQGIGPKTGVELISKYGNLETLYENIDEIKGKRKEKLEKEKENAFLSRELATVHMELDVEYDKDKLKYEEKDMNKLIPLYKEMEFKRFLEDAERARKNANPLQGTLFQTAVQEKKPAAEEVKEETPFQYETADTLETAEKIIAALGNEVTVFDNELGFGISNKEKNYYIPAEIITDRAAFLKNFKDKTVNAYNIKDLFKAGLEYKDYFDIMLVWYVLGTEAAQDLESIIFSEFQVLLEKYEVEFKKQNISEVSLERKAEFLTKRSYYMARLRDILGNRLESEGLNNVYENIEKKLVPVLADMEKKGILIDPDYFEKYGSELKNNLVEIEKNIYELAGEEFNINSPKQLSEILFEKMMLDPVKKTKTGYSTDVEVLEVLAAQGVDVAEKILEYRGYTKLLTTYVEPLPKLADKENRIHTTFHQNGTATGRLSSSNPNIQNIPVKTDEGIKIRRGFVSQEGWSFISFDYSQIELRVLAELSEDGTLILAYQQNKDLHDLTARKLFFKTDEEPVSREERSIAKVINFSILYGKTPFGLSKELKIPMGDAKLYINKYFEEYPKVRTFLNNVLQEAKLNGFVETLYGTRRYITGINSSNKNIEAQADRMAVNTVVQGTAANIIKIVMVKLYEEFRDKEDINMLLQVHDELIFEVKNEVVDKYLKEIDNIMENTIKLKNVRLAANGNVGKNWGELK
- a CDS encoding uracil-DNA glycosylase, with product MKVILDKKLINENGLKDFDLDPVNKDLVAVGKKLYFVSPDFEGNVNVTELGGKLKNLEAVKFIKEENQLFVSNSFFVLTMNGDIYKYYDRKHKTSKTVFSMERTPDYVNFTTNGKIIYLMDNILHSYNPNSERTIKKAVINEKNENRGKYKIYINGENIVVKYRALHSQENTISIFDEKLEEIFNIKTVKNHIYSSISALQYIAGTEDGEVEIWDVITKELYNSVKVSDYRISYIEKTKENYLLGLSSGELLITDEKFRIEKKLSLHKGDILKIKANDERIFTLGMDYNILSLRILRDEDTDIERRNFMEEYKINDEYFDFFTYERVESVRNFIKELKMKNIPYSPKENLIFRVFSEPLSEQKVCMPGKEPYTQGNTATGLAFEMEKNSWMDPEVNNTLRNILKLLYKTYMGTSKDLNFIREDIEKRNFNILPPDRLFKYWEKNGVLLLNTALTISETKAADHSKFWIPFTQELMEFISERNKNIVYFLWGKDVQIFEKSIKSGEIIKNNHPSAWGNPENENDFVNSKSFEKTKGLVNWLGHEDQRKTTLF